The following coding sequences lie in one Saccharopolyspora hordei genomic window:
- a CDS encoding phosphoketolase family protein has product MSETSVEAASAEWITTPAVSEHLERPELDGLQLWWRAANYLSVGQIYLMDNPLLREPLRPEHVKPRLLGHWGTTPGLNFVYAHLNRAIRERDLEMMYVIGPGHGGPGLVAAAWLEGTYSEVYPDVAQDYEGLRRLVTQFSFPGGVPSHVAPETPGSIHEGGELGYSLSHAYGAAFDNPDLIVACVVGDGEAETGPLATSWHGNKFLNPVTDGAVLPILHLNGYKIANPTVLARIPDDELLSMLRGCGYEPYLVSGSAPEPMHHLFAATLDRCLDEIRSIQRRARRDGWTQRQRWPMIVLRTPKGWTGPSMVDGHPVEGSWRSHQVPISDPRGNPEHLRLLESWLRSYVPSELFDDDGAPVRRIQEHNPTGDRRMSASPHANGGLLLRALRLPDFRDYAVEVEEPGATTGEATRVLGEFLRDVVRRNADARNFRVFAPDENNSNRLNAILEATSRAWDAETEPDDDALAPSGRVMEVLSEHTCQGWLEGYLLTGRHGLFSCYEAFAHIVDSMVNQHAKWLKVSRGLSWRAPIASLNHLLTSHVWRQDHNGFSHQDPGFIDHVVNKKAEIVRVYLPPDANTLLSVADHCLRSRDYINVVVAGKQPAPQYLDMDAAVAHCTRGIGIWDWASNDQDGEPDVVLACAGDVPTMEVLAAVDLLRGYFPDLRMRVVNVVDLMRLQDEREHPHGLSDAEFDSLFTRDKPVIFNYHGYPWLIHRLTYRRHNHDNIHARGYKEEGTTTTPFDMCVLNQIDRFNLAIDVIDRVPRLGPSAAYAREALLAKLIEHRHYVTTHGEDLPEVRDWTWSAR; this is encoded by the coding sequence ATGAGCGAGACCAGCGTCGAAGCCGCCAGCGCCGAGTGGATCACCACTCCGGCCGTGTCCGAGCACCTCGAGCGGCCAGAACTGGACGGCCTGCAGCTGTGGTGGCGGGCCGCCAACTACCTCTCCGTCGGGCAGATCTACCTGATGGACAACCCGCTGCTGCGGGAACCGCTGCGACCCGAGCACGTCAAGCCCCGGCTGCTGGGCCACTGGGGCACCACACCCGGGCTGAACTTCGTCTACGCGCACCTGAACCGGGCGATCCGGGAGCGCGACCTGGAGATGATGTACGTGATCGGTCCCGGTCACGGCGGCCCCGGGCTGGTCGCGGCGGCGTGGCTGGAGGGCACCTACAGCGAGGTCTACCCCGACGTCGCGCAGGACTACGAGGGGCTGCGCCGGCTGGTCACCCAGTTCTCGTTCCCGGGCGGGGTCCCCAGCCACGTCGCGCCGGAGACGCCGGGGTCGATCCACGAGGGCGGCGAGCTGGGCTACTCGCTGTCGCACGCCTACGGGGCGGCCTTCGACAACCCGGACCTCATCGTGGCGTGCGTGGTCGGTGACGGCGAGGCCGAGACCGGTCCGCTGGCCACCAGCTGGCACGGCAACAAGTTCCTCAACCCCGTCACCGACGGCGCGGTGCTGCCGATCCTGCACCTCAACGGCTACAAGATCGCCAACCCGACGGTGCTGGCGCGCATCCCCGACGACGAGCTGCTGAGCATGCTGCGCGGCTGCGGCTACGAGCCGTACCTGGTGTCCGGTTCGGCGCCGGAGCCGATGCACCACCTGTTCGCCGCGACCCTGGACCGGTGCCTGGACGAGATCCGCTCGATCCAGCGCCGCGCCCGCCGCGACGGCTGGACGCAGCGGCAGCGGTGGCCGATGATCGTGCTGCGCACCCCGAAGGGCTGGACCGGACCGTCCATGGTGGACGGACATCCGGTGGAGGGGTCGTGGCGCTCGCACCAGGTGCCGATCAGCGACCCGCGCGGCAACCCCGAGCACCTGCGCCTGCTGGAGTCCTGGCTGCGCAGTTACGTGCCCTCCGAGCTGTTCGACGACGACGGCGCCCCGGTGCGCCGCATCCAGGAGCACAACCCGACCGGTGACCGGCGGATGAGCGCCAGCCCGCACGCCAACGGCGGCCTGCTGCTGCGGGCGCTGCGGTTGCCGGACTTCCGCGACTACGCGGTGGAGGTCGAGGAACCCGGCGCGACGACCGGCGAAGCCACCCGGGTGCTCGGCGAGTTCCTGCGGGACGTGGTGCGCCGCAACGCCGACGCCCGCAACTTCCGGGTGTTCGCACCGGACGAGAACAACTCCAACCGGCTCAACGCGATCCTGGAAGCCACCTCCCGCGCGTGGGACGCCGAGACCGAGCCGGACGACGACGCGCTGGCCCCCAGCGGGCGGGTGATGGAGGTGCTGTCCGAGCACACCTGCCAGGGCTGGCTGGAGGGCTACCTGCTCACCGGCAGGCACGGTCTCTTCTCCTGCTACGAGGCGTTCGCGCACATCGTGGACTCGATGGTCAACCAGCACGCCAAGTGGCTCAAGGTCAGCCGCGGGCTGTCCTGGCGAGCGCCGATCGCCTCGCTCAACCACCTGCTCACCTCGCACGTGTGGCGGCAGGACCACAACGGCTTCTCGCACCAGGACCCGGGGTTCATCGACCACGTGGTGAACAAGAAGGCCGAGATCGTGCGGGTCTACCTGCCCCCGGACGCGAACACCCTGCTGTCGGTGGCCGACCACTGCCTGCGCAGCCGCGACTACATCAACGTGGTGGTGGCCGGCAAGCAGCCCGCCCCGCAGTACCTGGACATGGACGCCGCGGTGGCGCACTGCACCCGGGGCATCGGGATCTGGGACTGGGCCAGCAACGACCAGGACGGCGAGCCGGACGTGGTGCTGGCCTGCGCCGGGGACGTGCCGACGATGGAGGTGCTGGCCGCCGTCGACCTGCTCCGCGGGTACTTCCCGGACCTGCGGATGCGCGTGGTCAACGTGGTCGACCTGATGCGGCTGCAGGACGAGCGGGAGCACCCGCACGGCCTGTCCGACGCCGAGTTCGACAGCCTCTTCACCCGCGACAAGCCGGTGATCTTCAACTACCACGGCTACCCGTGGCTGATCCACCGGCTGACCTACCGGCGGCACAACCACGACAACATCCACGCCCGCGGCTACAAGGAGGAGGGCACCACGACGACCCCGTTCGACATGTGCGTGCTCAACCAGATCGACCGGTTCAACCTGGCCATCGACGTGATCGACCGGGTGCCGCGGTTGGGGCCGAGCGCGGCGTACGCGCGGGAGGCGCTGCTGGCGAAGCTGATCGAGCACCGGCACTACGTGACCACCCACGGCGAGGACCTGCCGGAGGTGCGGGACTGGACGTGGTCGGCTCGATGA
- a CDS encoding Gfo/Idh/MocA family oxidoreductase: protein MSPSLRVGLVGYGVGGAVFHAPLIAAHPALQLSAVVTANPERQQRVRAEHPEAAVVDDVDALLAGDVDLVVVASPNRTHVELATKAIDAGLPVVVDKPFTPTAVEGRRLVEHAEAKGVLLTVFQNRRWDSDVRTVAKLLDQGALGRVHRFESRFERWSPVPKPTWRDSGGAADVAGILYDLGSHLIDQALQLFGPVAAVYAEIDRRRAGVQADDDSYLALTHTNGVRTHLWMSKVAAQPGPRFRVLGDRATFTKHGVDPQEAALRAGRRPVDDSWGREPEESWGVLGVGDEVRRVPSERGDYLAFYDGVVKALREGAPPPVDPADAVAALDIISAAHRSAAEITVERLL from the coding sequence ATGAGCCCTTCGCTGCGAGTCGGTCTCGTCGGGTACGGCGTCGGGGGCGCGGTCTTCCACGCGCCGCTGATCGCCGCGCACCCGGCGCTGCAGTTGTCCGCGGTGGTCACCGCCAACCCCGAACGGCAGCAGCGGGTGCGCGCCGAGCACCCCGAGGCCGCGGTGGTCGACGACGTGGACGCGCTGCTGGCCGGGGACGTGGACCTGGTCGTGGTGGCGAGTCCGAACCGGACGCACGTCGAACTGGCCACCAAGGCGATCGACGCCGGGCTGCCGGTGGTGGTGGACAAGCCGTTCACGCCGACCGCGGTGGAGGGGCGGCGGCTGGTCGAGCACGCCGAGGCCAAGGGCGTGCTGCTCACGGTCTTCCAGAACCGCCGGTGGGACAGCGACGTGCGCACCGTGGCCAAGCTCCTCGACCAGGGCGCGCTCGGCCGGGTGCACCGCTTCGAGTCCCGGTTCGAGCGCTGGTCGCCGGTCCCGAAGCCGACCTGGCGCGACTCCGGCGGCGCGGCGGACGTCGCGGGCATCCTCTACGACCTGGGCAGCCACCTCATCGACCAGGCCCTGCAGCTGTTCGGACCGGTCGCGGCGGTGTACGCGGAGATCGACCGCCGCCGGGCGGGCGTGCAGGCCGACGACGACTCCTACCTGGCGCTCACCCACACCAACGGCGTGCGCACGCACCTGTGGATGAGCAAGGTCGCGGCCCAGCCCGGACCGCGGTTCCGGGTGCTCGGCGACCGGGCGACCTTCACCAAGCACGGCGTCGACCCGCAGGAGGCGGCGCTGCGCGCCGGGCGCCGGCCGGTGGACGACTCCTGGGGCCGCGAGCCCGAGGAGAGCTGGGGCGTGCTGGGCGTCGGCGACGAGGTCCGCCGCGTGCCCAGCGAGCGGGGCGACTACCTGGCGTTCTACGACGGCGTCGTGAAGGCGCTGCGCGAGGGCGCACCGCCGCCGGTCGACCCGGCGGACGCGGTGGCGGCGCTGGACATCATCTCCGCGGCCCACCGCTCGGCCGCGGAGATCACCGTCGAGCGGCTGCTGTAG
- a CDS encoding response regulator gives MGTEDTTVLVVDDQAMIRAGLVALLNNEPGLRVLAEAADGEAALAAVRRRRPDVVLMDVRMPGMDGIRAATEIIAETGGETAVIMLTVHDLDEYVYAALRAGASGFLLKDAAPEDLVKAVRTVAAGEALLAPRVTKRLLQRFAALGVRDARSELSALTERELDVLLEVAKGGSNAEIARNLGLAELTVKSHLYHVMQKLHLSSRTQLVITAYETGLVCPGQDNSNLRRASA, from the coding sequence GTGGGTACTGAGGACACGACCGTCCTGGTCGTCGACGACCAAGCGATGATCCGCGCGGGACTGGTGGCGCTGCTGAACAACGAGCCAGGCCTGCGCGTGCTCGCCGAAGCCGCTGACGGCGAGGCAGCGCTGGCCGCGGTGCGGCGGCGCCGGCCCGACGTGGTGCTCATGGACGTGCGCATGCCCGGCATGGACGGGATCAGGGCCGCCACCGAGATCATCGCCGAGACCGGCGGTGAGACCGCGGTGATCATGCTCACCGTGCACGACCTCGACGAGTACGTCTACGCGGCGCTGCGCGCCGGGGCCAGCGGGTTCCTGCTCAAGGACGCCGCCCCGGAAGACCTGGTCAAGGCGGTGCGCACGGTCGCGGCCGGGGAGGCGCTGCTGGCCCCGCGGGTCACCAAGCGGCTGCTGCAGCGCTTCGCCGCGCTCGGCGTGCGCGACGCGCGCAGCGAGCTCAGCGCGCTGACCGAGCGGGAACTGGACGTGCTGCTGGAGGTGGCCAAGGGCGGTTCGAACGCCGAGATCGCGCGCAACCTCGGCCTGGCGGAGCTGACGGTCAAGTCGCACCTGTACCACGTGATGCAGAAGCTGCACCTGAGCTCCCGCACCCAGCTCGTGATCACGGCCTACGAGACCGGCCTGGTCTGCCCCGGCCAGGACAACAGCAACCTCCGCCGGGCCTCCGCCTGA
- a CDS encoding sensor histidine kinase, translated as MVDQVLSRTAVPSPRTGLWSRLVAHRAVIGDIAFVLVLAVAHGFDLSIGDHPPWMDWWWPLVVSVPTTAMLVLRRRMPWTVLLVVLSVTVVLTLFKLYIGGLNLAILVAVYSVCVRASLAVSVLVATLGMTFPVAQVLVFELTPVEAFLRLTGGVVNLVMVIGWARAMQVGRRRAAQLEQTLTMLDEARDQLAADAAAVERARIAREFHDIVSHNLSVVALRAGVARALIDRDQEHARQTLQELEQSSRSALGEMRNLLNALRDRDSAGQDPRDWQPTPGLDGVDALIDSVRGGQVEWRVDRRGQVRQLGSGVEMTAYRIVQEAMTNVLKHAGSGRARVLLDYGPTALRIEVTNQLGPGEAPPVSPLPGHGLIGLRERVALLGGTLTAHPVLNGFHLEAVLPCAEGSDLT; from the coding sequence ATGGTCGATCAGGTGCTGAGCCGCACTGCTGTGCCGAGCCCGCGAACGGGGCTGTGGAGCCGGCTGGTGGCGCACCGCGCGGTCATCGGCGACATCGCCTTCGTGCTGGTGCTGGCGGTGGCGCACGGGTTCGACCTGTCCATCGGGGACCACCCGCCGTGGATGGACTGGTGGTGGCCGCTGGTGGTGAGCGTGCCGACCACCGCGATGCTGGTGCTGCGGCGGCGGATGCCGTGGACGGTGCTGCTGGTGGTCCTGTCGGTCACCGTCGTGCTCACCCTGTTCAAGCTCTACATCGGCGGCCTGAACCTGGCGATCCTGGTCGCGGTCTACTCGGTCTGCGTGCGCGCGTCGCTGGCCGTGTCGGTGCTCGTCGCGACGCTCGGGATGACCTTCCCGGTCGCCCAGGTGCTCGTCTTCGAGCTGACCCCGGTGGAGGCCTTCCTGCGGCTCACCGGCGGGGTGGTCAACCTGGTGATGGTCATCGGGTGGGCGCGGGCGATGCAGGTCGGACGGCGGCGCGCGGCGCAGCTGGAGCAGACCCTGACCATGCTCGACGAAGCGCGCGACCAGCTGGCCGCGGACGCGGCGGCCGTCGAGCGGGCCCGGATCGCGCGGGAGTTCCACGACATCGTCTCGCACAACCTCTCGGTGGTGGCCCTGCGCGCGGGCGTCGCGCGGGCGCTCATCGACCGCGACCAGGAGCACGCGCGGCAGACCCTGCAGGAACTGGAGCAGAGCTCGCGCAGCGCGCTGGGGGAGATGCGCAACCTGCTCAACGCGCTGCGCGACCGCGACTCGGCCGGCCAGGACCCGAGGGACTGGCAGCCGACGCCGGGCCTCGACGGGGTGGACGCGCTGATCGACTCGGTCCGCGGTGGTCAGGTCGAGTGGCGGGTGGACCGGCGCGGGCAGGTCCGCCAGCTCGGGTCCGGGGTGGAGATGACCGCCTACCGGATCGTGCAGGAGGCGATGACCAACGTGCTCAAGCACGCCGGGTCCGGGCGGGCGCGGGTGCTGCTGGACTACGGGCCGACCGCGTTGCGCATCGAGGTGACCAACCAGTTGGGTCCGGGGGAGGCACCGCCGGTGTCCCCTCTTCCGGGGCACGGGCTCATCGGTCTGCGGGAACGCGTTGCGCTGCTGGGCGGAACCTTGACCGCCCACCCGGTTCTGAACGGTTTTCACCTCGAAGCCGTGTTACCGTGCGCGGAAGGTTCGGACCTGACCTGA
- a CDS encoding MBL fold metallo-hydrolase, with the protein MAARIDHTTTSGTFSLDGQTFDVDNNVWVVGDDAECVVIDAPHDVDAIRELVGDRTVRAVLCTHAHDDHVRVAPELAAAVGAPVLLHPDDMVLWRLTHPDREPDGELTDGQVVQVGGVGLRVLHTPGHAPGAVCLHSPELGVVFTGDTLFAGGPGATGRSYSDFGTITESIRDRLLPLPEDTEVRPGHGESTTIGAVRTHFDEWVARGC; encoded by the coding sequence ATGGCCGCGCGCATCGACCACACCACGACCTCGGGCACGTTCTCGCTGGACGGCCAGACCTTCGACGTCGACAACAACGTGTGGGTCGTCGGCGACGACGCCGAGTGCGTGGTCATCGACGCGCCGCACGACGTCGACGCCATCCGCGAGCTGGTCGGCGACCGCACGGTGCGGGCGGTGCTGTGCACGCACGCGCACGACGACCACGTGCGCGTGGCCCCGGAGCTGGCCGCGGCGGTCGGCGCGCCGGTCCTGCTGCACCCCGACGACATGGTGCTGTGGCGGCTGACCCACCCGGACCGCGAACCCGATGGGGAGCTCACCGACGGCCAGGTGGTCCAGGTCGGCGGCGTCGGCCTGCGCGTGCTGCACACGCCGGGCCACGCGCCGGGCGCGGTGTGCCTGCACTCGCCGGAGCTGGGCGTGGTGTTCACCGGCGACACGCTGTTCGCCGGCGGCCCCGGTGCGACCGGCCGGTCCTACTCGGACTTCGGCACCATCACCGAGTCCATCCGGGACCGGTTGCTGCCGCTGCCCGAGGACACCGAGGTGCGCCCCGGGCACGGCGAGAGCACCACGATCGGCGCGGTGCGGACGCACTTCGACGAGTGGGTCGCGCGCGGCTGCTGA
- a CDS encoding S-(hydroxymethyl)mycothiol dehydrogenase produces MTDVRAVVATGKGRPVEVVTIDVPDPGPGEAVVRVQACGVCHTDLHYREGGISDDYPFLLGHEAAGVVEAVGEGVRDVQPGDFVVLNWRAVCGLCRACKRGRPQYCFATHNAANPMTLDGTPLSPALGIGAFAEKTLVHAGQCTKVDPSARPAVVGLLGCGVMAGIGAAVNTGGAGPGDTVAVIGCGGVGDGAIAGANMAGARRIIAVDTDPTKLDWARQFGATHVVNASETDTVAAVQELTGGFGADLVIDAVGRPETFQQAFYARDLAGTVVLVGVPTPEMKLEMPLLDVFSRGGAIKSSWYGDCLPERDFPMLVELYQQGRLPLERFVSEEIALDEVEQAFAKMERGEVLRSVVVL; encoded by the coding sequence GTGACCGACGTGCGCGCAGTGGTGGCGACCGGCAAGGGCAGACCGGTCGAGGTGGTGACGATCGACGTCCCGGACCCCGGCCCCGGTGAAGCGGTGGTCCGGGTGCAGGCCTGCGGGGTGTGCCACACGGACCTGCACTACCGCGAAGGCGGGATCAGCGACGACTACCCGTTCCTGCTCGGCCACGAGGCGGCCGGCGTCGTCGAGGCCGTCGGCGAGGGCGTCCGGGACGTGCAGCCCGGCGACTTCGTGGTGCTGAACTGGCGCGCGGTCTGCGGGCTGTGCCGGGCGTGCAAGCGCGGTCGGCCGCAGTACTGCTTCGCCACCCACAACGCCGCCAACCCGATGACGCTCGACGGGACCCCGCTGTCCCCGGCGCTGGGCATCGGCGCGTTCGCCGAGAAGACCCTCGTGCACGCCGGGCAGTGCACCAAGGTCGACCCGTCGGCGCGGCCCGCCGTGGTCGGGCTGCTCGGCTGCGGCGTGATGGCCGGGATCGGCGCGGCGGTCAACACCGGCGGGGCCGGGCCGGGCGACACGGTCGCGGTGATCGGCTGCGGCGGCGTCGGCGACGGCGCGATCGCCGGGGCGAACATGGCCGGGGCACGCCGGATCATCGCGGTGGACACCGACCCCACGAAGCTGGACTGGGCCCGGCAGTTCGGCGCCACGCACGTGGTCAACGCCTCCGAGACCGACACCGTCGCGGCCGTGCAGGAACTCACCGGCGGCTTCGGCGCCGACCTGGTGATCGACGCGGTCGGCCGGCCCGAGACCTTCCAGCAGGCCTTCTACGCGCGGGACCTGGCGGGCACCGTGGTGCTGGTCGGGGTGCCGACCCCGGAGATGAAGCTGGAGATGCCGCTGCTGGACGTCTTCAGCCGTGGCGGGGCGATCAAGTCGTCCTGGTACGGCGACTGCCTGCCCGAGCGCGACTTCCCGATGCTGGTGGAGCTCTACCAGCAGGGGCGGCTGCCGCTGGAGAGGTTCGTCAGCGAGGAGATCGCCTTGGACGAGGTGGAGCAGGCGTTCGCGAAGATGGAACGCGGCGAGGTGCTGCGCTCGGTGGTGGTGCTGTGA
- a CDS encoding SAM-dependent methyltransferase, protein MVDARNAPVRQMDITRPAAARIYDAFLGGGHNFGVERDFVERVERVLPGIGASYRENRAFLRRAVEFLLASGVRQFLDLGSGIPTIGHLHEVARRRTRDFRVLYVDNEPLTVAHSRPLLADEPRAEILLADCRDPESVLRSPEARRMLDLREPVGVLMTSVLHFVPDADDPAGLVEAYRDAVVPGSHLVVSHVTGTSEPEAVQVLADCYAQTSDPLHPRETSWIDKLFGDFEVLPPGTTHLADWRPDPEHPVGAAGRYRVLHGGVARKST, encoded by the coding sequence ATGGTCGACGCGCGCAACGCGCCGGTCCGCCAGATGGACATCACCCGGCCTGCCGCCGCCCGCATCTACGACGCGTTCCTGGGCGGGGGGCACAACTTCGGCGTGGAGCGCGACTTCGTCGAGCGCGTCGAGCGGGTGCTGCCGGGCATCGGCGCCTCTTACCGGGAGAACCGCGCCTTCCTGCGCCGCGCCGTGGAGTTCCTGCTGGCCAGCGGGGTGCGCCAGTTCCTCGACCTGGGCTCTGGCATCCCGACCATCGGGCACCTGCACGAGGTGGCGCGGCGGCGCACCCGCGACTTCCGGGTGCTGTACGTGGACAACGAGCCGCTGACCGTCGCGCACAGCAGGCCGTTGCTGGCCGACGAGCCGCGCGCGGAGATCCTGCTGGCCGACTGCCGGGACCCCGAGTCGGTCCTGCGCTCCCCGGAAGCCCGGCGGATGCTCGACCTGCGCGAGCCGGTGGGCGTGCTGATGACCTCGGTGCTGCACTTCGTCCCCGACGCCGACGACCCCGCGGGACTGGTGGAGGCCTACCGGGACGCGGTGGTGCCGGGCAGCCACCTGGTCGTCTCGCACGTGACCGGCACCAGCGAACCGGAGGCGGTCCAGGTGCTGGCCGACTGCTACGCACAGACCTCCGACCCGCTGCACCCGCGGGAGACGAGCTGGATCGACAAGCTCTTCGGCGACTTCGAGGTCCTGCCGCCGGGCACGACCCACCTCGCGGACTGGCGCCCCGACCCGGAGCACCCGGTCGGCGCGGCGGGCCGGTACCGCGTCCTCCACGGCGGGGTGGCCCGCAAGTCGACGTGA
- a CDS encoding MFS transporter: MPAVAAVGQQRSVGTARVLSSVAAVVTVGVFPVFLVGGLGVQLQQEFGFGAALLGVGAAGFFGVAALSSRTMGWLVERIGARKGMRIGALGSALCLFGLAAAPSSALLLALLWVAGLPNSLAQPASNLLIAQGIPVNRRGMGFGVKQSSIPAATLLAGVAVPAVALTIGWRWVFVIAGVIGLLAATAVPRLPEAERSTSSGAAGGPPGGRRGALFLLAISGGLGSAAANALGAFVTSTAVEVGFSPSAAGLVLSLGSATGLTIRLCAGVVADRRNPNLVRVISAMLVIGSAGFGLMAVSSPVAFLVGVSIGFGAGWAWPGLLNFAVAKIAPDRVASATSFTQTGVYLGGSLGPLLFGLLAEHAGLAGAWLAAGAAAIVAGVLLLFVRR, from the coding sequence ATGCCCGCAGTGGCGGCAGTCGGGCAGCAGCGGAGCGTCGGGACCGCGCGCGTGCTGTCGTCGGTCGCTGCGGTGGTCACCGTCGGGGTGTTCCCGGTGTTCCTCGTGGGCGGGCTCGGCGTGCAGCTGCAGCAGGAGTTCGGCTTCGGTGCGGCGCTGCTGGGCGTCGGCGCGGCCGGGTTCTTCGGCGTCGCCGCGCTGTCGTCGCGGACGATGGGCTGGCTCGTCGAGAGGATCGGCGCGCGGAAGGGCATGCGGATCGGCGCGCTGGGCAGTGCGCTGTGCCTGTTCGGGCTGGCCGCCGCGCCCAGCTCGGCCCTGCTGCTGGCGCTGCTGTGGGTGGCCGGCCTGCCCAACTCGCTGGCCCAGCCGGCGTCGAACCTGCTCATCGCGCAGGGCATCCCGGTCAACCGGCGCGGCATGGGCTTCGGCGTCAAGCAGTCCTCGATCCCGGCGGCCACGCTGCTGGCCGGGGTGGCGGTGCCCGCCGTGGCGCTGACCATCGGCTGGCGGTGGGTGTTCGTCATCGCCGGCGTGATCGGCCTGCTCGCCGCCACCGCGGTGCCGCGGCTGCCGGAGGCGGAGCGCTCCACGTCCAGCGGCGCGGCCGGCGGTCCCCCGGGCGGGCGGCGCGGGGCGCTGTTCCTGCTGGCCATCTCCGGTGGGCTCGGGTCGGCCGCGGCCAACGCGCTCGGCGCGTTCGTCACCAGCACGGCGGTCGAGGTCGGGTTCAGCCCGTCGGCGGCCGGGCTGGTGCTGTCGCTGGGCTCGGCCACCGGCCTGACCATCCGGTTGTGCGCGGGAGTGGTCGCCGACCGCCGCAACCCGAACCTGGTGCGGGTCATCTCCGCGATGCTGGTGATCGGCTCGGCCGGCTTCGGCCTGATGGCGGTGAGCTCGCCGGTGGCGTTCCTGGTCGGGGTGTCCATCGGGTTCGGCGCCGGCTGGGCGTGGCCCGGACTGCTCAACTTCGCCGTCGCCAAGATCGCCCCGGACCGGGTCGCGAGCGCCACCTCGTTCACCCAGACCGGCGTCTACCTCGGGGGCAGCCTGGGACCGCTGCTGTTCGGCCTGCTCGCCGAGCACGCCGGGCTGGCCGGGGCCTGGCTGGCCGCGGGCGCGGCGGCGATCGTGGCGGGCGTCCTGCTGCTGTTCGTCCGCCGCTGA